A genomic region of Mycolicibacterium poriferae contains the following coding sequences:
- the pheS gene encoding phenylalanine--tRNA ligase subunit alpha, with product MAEQPVDLSDTALDEAVRAAVLAFDQAGTLDELSRAKTEHLGDRSPIALARQALGSLPKTERADAGKRVNVARGAAQAAYDERLAALRIERDAAVLVAERIDVTLPSTRQPVGARHPITILAEHVADTFVAMGWELAEGPEVETEQFNFDALNFPPDHPARSEQDTFHVAPEGSRQVLRTHTSPVQIRALLERDLPVYIVSIGRTFRTDELDATHTPVFHQVEGLAVDKNLTMAHLRGTLDAFARSEFGPEGRTRFRPHFFPFTEPSAEVDIWFPNKKGGPGWVEWGGCGMVNPNVLRACGIDPEVYSGFAFGMGLERTLQFRNGIPDMRDMVEGDVRFSLPFGVGA from the coding sequence GTGGCTGAGCAGCCAGTGGACCTATCCGACACCGCACTCGACGAGGCGGTGCGTGCCGCCGTGCTCGCGTTCGACCAGGCCGGCACCCTCGACGAGTTGTCCCGCGCGAAGACCGAGCATCTCGGCGACCGGTCGCCGATCGCTCTGGCGCGCCAGGCTCTCGGGTCGCTGCCCAAGACGGAACGCGCCGACGCGGGCAAGCGCGTCAACGTCGCCCGCGGCGCGGCGCAGGCCGCCTATGACGAACGGCTCGCGGCGCTGCGCATCGAACGGGATGCGGCGGTGCTGGTGGCCGAACGCATCGACGTCACGCTTCCGTCGACCCGTCAACCGGTCGGCGCGCGGCACCCCATCACGATCCTCGCCGAACACGTCGCCGACACTTTCGTGGCGATGGGCTGGGAGCTGGCCGAAGGGCCCGAGGTCGAGACCGAACAGTTCAACTTCGACGCGTTGAACTTCCCGCCGGACCATCCGGCCCGCAGCGAGCAGGACACCTTCCACGTCGCCCCCGAGGGATCGAGGCAGGTGCTGCGCACTCACACCTCGCCGGTCCAGATCCGTGCCCTGCTCGAGCGTGACCTGCCGGTCTACATCGTCTCGATCGGCCGCACGTTCCGCACCGACGAACTCGACGCCACCCACACCCCGGTGTTCCATCAGGTGGAGGGTCTGGCAGTGGACAAGAATCTCACGATGGCCCATCTGCGGGGCACCCTCGACGCGTTCGCGCGCTCGGAGTTCGGGCCCGAAGGCCGCACCCGGTTCCGCCCGCACTTCTTCCCGTTCACCGAGCCGTCGGCCGAGGTCGACATCTGGTTCCCGAACAAAAAAGGCGGTCCCGGCTGGGTCGAGTGGGGCGGCTGCGGGATGGTCAACCCGAATGTGTTGCGCGCGTGCGGCATCGACCCCGAGGTGTACTCGGGGTTCGCCTTCGGCATGGGATTGGAGCGCACCCTGCAGTTCCGCAACGGCATCCCCGACATGCGCGACATGGTCGAGGGCGACGTCCGGTTCTCGCTACCGTTCGGGGTGGGAGCCTGA
- the pheT gene encoding phenylalanine--tRNA ligase subunit beta: MRLPYSWLREVVAAGAPGWDVPAEDLEQALIRIGHEVEDIIPVGPVSGPLTVGRVAEIEELTEFKKPIRAVKVDVGEPQPRDIVCGATNFAVGDLVVAALPGTVLPGDFRIAARKTYGRTSDGMICSTAELNLGTDHSGILVLPPGTAEPGTAAADVLGLDDVVFHLAITPDRGYCLSLRGMAREIANAYDLDYVDPADVTPLPAEGEALAVTIDAGTGVQRFGLRPVTGIDPHAVSPWWMQRRLLLSGIRAISPAVDVTNYVMLELGHPMHAHDRGLISGGFRVRFAEPGETVVTLDDVERTLDPADVLIVDDAATAAIGGVMGAGTTEVRDTTTDVLLEAAVWDPAAVSRTQRRLHLHSEAGRRYERTVDPAVSVAALDRCAALLADIAGGTVEPRLTDWRGEPPTEDWSHPPVSMPLDLPDRTAGVDYPAGTAEKRLTQIGATVRVDGDRLTATPPSWRPDIRQPADLVEEVMRLEGLDTIPSVLPTAPAGRGLTPGQKRRRAVGKSLALSGFVEILPTPFLPAGIFDKWGLDDDDPLRRTTSVLNPLESDRPHLATTLLPGLLEALSRNVSRGAVDTALFAIAQVVEPTSDTRAVERIPNDRRPTDDEIAVLDASLPHQPQHVAAVLAGLREPAGPWGPGRPVEAADAFEAVRVIGRAAGVDLTLRAAEHLPWHPGRCAAVMIGDVVVGHAGQLHPAVIERSGLPKGTCALELDLDAVPIVESLPAPTVSPFPAVFQDVALVVADDVAAQSVVDVVRAGAGELLEDVRLFDVYTGPQIGAGRKSLALALRFRAPDRTLTEEEASTARDAAVAAAAEKLGAEQRR; this comes from the coding sequence ATGCGCCTTCCCTACAGCTGGCTGCGCGAGGTCGTGGCAGCCGGCGCCCCGGGCTGGGACGTGCCGGCCGAGGACCTCGAGCAGGCGCTGATCCGCATCGGCCACGAGGTCGAGGACATCATCCCGGTCGGTCCGGTCAGCGGACCGCTGACTGTCGGTCGCGTCGCCGAGATCGAAGAGCTCACCGAGTTCAAGAAGCCGATCCGGGCGGTGAAGGTCGACGTGGGGGAGCCGCAGCCACGTGACATCGTCTGCGGGGCAACCAACTTCGCGGTCGGGGACCTCGTGGTCGCTGCCCTGCCCGGAACGGTGTTGCCCGGCGACTTCCGCATCGCTGCGCGAAAGACCTACGGGCGCACCTCCGACGGCATGATCTGCTCGACTGCCGAACTCAACCTCGGCACCGATCACTCCGGGATCCTGGTGCTGCCGCCCGGCACCGCCGAACCGGGTACCGCCGCCGCCGACGTGCTGGGGCTCGACGACGTCGTGTTCCACCTGGCGATCACGCCGGACCGCGGCTACTGCCTGTCCCTTCGGGGCATGGCCCGCGAGATCGCCAACGCCTACGACCTCGACTACGTCGACCCCGCGGACGTGACCCCCCTGCCCGCCGAGGGCGAGGCGCTGGCGGTGACCATCGACGCGGGCACCGGCGTGCAGCGTTTCGGGCTCCGGCCGGTGACCGGCATCGACCCTCATGCGGTGTCGCCGTGGTGGATGCAGCGCCGGCTGCTGCTGTCCGGGATCCGGGCGATCTCGCCGGCGGTGGACGTGACGAACTACGTGATGCTCGAACTGGGGCATCCGATGCACGCGCACGACCGTGGCCTCATCAGCGGTGGCTTCCGCGTGCGTTTCGCCGAACCGGGCGAGACGGTCGTCACGCTCGACGACGTCGAACGCACCCTGGATCCCGCCGACGTGCTGATCGTCGACGATGCGGCCACAGCCGCGATCGGCGGCGTGATGGGTGCGGGGACCACCGAGGTCCGCGACACCACCACCGATGTGCTGCTCGAGGCGGCGGTGTGGGATCCGGCCGCGGTGTCGCGCACGCAGCGCCGGCTGCACCTGCACAGCGAGGCGGGCCGTCGCTACGAGCGCACGGTCGACCCCGCGGTGTCGGTCGCCGCGCTGGATCGGTGCGCCGCACTGCTCGCCGACATCGCCGGCGGCACCGTCGAGCCGCGGCTGACCGACTGGCGAGGCGAGCCGCCGACCGAGGACTGGTCGCATCCGCCGGTCAGCATGCCTCTGGACCTACCCGACCGCACCGCCGGAGTCGACTATCCGGCCGGCACCGCCGAGAAACGGTTGACGCAGATCGGCGCGACGGTCCGCGTCGACGGTGACCGGCTCACCGCGACGCCGCCGAGCTGGCGGCCCGACATCCGTCAGCCCGCCGACCTGGTCGAGGAGGTCATGCGCCTCGAAGGGCTCGACACGATCCCCTCGGTGCTGCCCACCGCCCCTGCCGGCCGGGGCCTGACGCCCGGCCAGAAGCGGCGCCGGGCCGTCGGAAAATCGTTGGCGCTGAGCGGATTCGTCGAGATCCTGCCGACGCCGTTCCTGCCTGCGGGCATCTTCGACAAGTGGGGTCTGGACGACGACGACCCGCTTCGGCGCACCACCTCGGTGCTCAACCCGCTGGAATCCGACCGCCCGCACCTGGCCACCACGCTGCTGCCCGGACTGTTGGAGGCGTTGAGCCGCAACGTCTCCCGCGGCGCCGTGGACACCGCGCTGTTCGCGATCGCACAGGTGGTCGAGCCCACCAGCGACACCCGCGCGGTCGAGCGCATCCCGAATGACCGCCGGCCCACCGACGACGAGATCGCCGTGCTGGATGCCTCGCTTCCGCACCAGCCCCAGCACGTCGCCGCGGTGTTGGCCGGTCTGCGCGAACCTGCGGGCCCCTGGGGTCCCGGACGTCCGGTGGAGGCCGCCGACGCGTTCGAAGCCGTCCGCGTCATCGGTCGCGCCGCCGGAGTCGACCTGACTTTGCGCGCCGCCGAACACCTGCCCTGGCATCCCGGTCGATGCGCGGCGGTCATGATCGGTGACGTGGTGGTCGGGCACGCCGGCCAGCTCCATCCCGCCGTCATCGAGCGGTCCGGGCTTCCGAAGGGCACCTGCGCGCTTGAGCTCGACCTCGACGCCGTGCCGATCGTCGAGTCACTGCCGGCACCCACGGTGTCGCCGTTCCCGGCGGTGTTCCAGGACGTTGCGCTCGTCGTCGCCGACGACGTGGCGGCCCAGAGCGTGGTCGACGTCGTCCGCGCCGGGGCCGGGGAACTGCTCGAGGACGTCCGGCTCTTCGACGTCTACACCGGGCCTCAGATCGGTGCGGGCCGTAAATCCCTGGCCCTGGCTCTGCGGTTCCGCGCGCCGGACCGCACGCTGACCGAGGAGGAAGCCAGTACCGCGCGCGATGCCGCGGTGGCGGCCGCAGCCGAGAAACTCGGGGCTGAACAACGCCGCTGA
- the argC gene encoding N-acetyl-gamma-glutamyl-phosphate reductase, with protein sequence MAAMVSVAVAGASGYAGGEILRLLLGHPAFADGRLEIGALTAAASAGTALGEHHPHLVPLAGHVLEPTDLDTLAGHDVVFLALPHGHSAALADQLGADTLIIDCGADFRLTDSSAWQRFYGSDHAGSWPYGLPELPGAREQLVGARRIAVPGCYPTAALLALWPMFAEDLAEPAVTVVAVSGASGAGRSAKVELLGAEIIGSARAYNVGGKHRHTPEIAQGLRAVTGTDVSVSFTPVLIPTSRGILATCTARTSASLSQLRSAYEKAYADEPFVHLLPEGQLPTTGSVIGSNAAQLAVALDEDAETCVVIAAIDNLVKGTGGAAVQSMNLALGWPETAGLSTVGVAP encoded by the coding sequence ATGGCGGCCATGGTTTCAGTCGCGGTAGCAGGGGCGAGCGGATACGCCGGTGGCGAGATCCTCCGGCTCCTGCTGGGGCATCCCGCATTCGCCGACGGCCGCTTGGAGATCGGTGCGCTGACGGCGGCCGCCAGCGCGGGCACCGCCCTCGGTGAGCACCATCCGCACCTGGTGCCGCTGGCCGGCCACGTCCTGGAACCCACCGACCTCGACACGCTCGCCGGTCACGACGTCGTGTTCCTGGCGCTGCCGCACGGACACTCGGCTGCCCTGGCCGACCAGCTCGGAGCCGACACCCTGATCATCGACTGCGGTGCCGACTTCCGGTTGACCGACTCGAGCGCCTGGCAGCGGTTCTACGGCTCCGACCACGCAGGCAGCTGGCCCTACGGGCTACCCGAACTGCCCGGCGCGCGGGAGCAACTCGTGGGGGCCCGGCGCATCGCGGTGCCGGGTTGTTATCCGACCGCGGCGCTGCTGGCGCTGTGGCCGATGTTCGCCGAAGACCTCGCCGAACCCGCCGTCACGGTCGTCGCGGTCAGCGGCGCATCCGGTGCCGGCCGCTCGGCCAAGGTGGAACTGCTCGGCGCGGAGATCATCGGCTCCGCCCGCGCCTACAACGTCGGCGGCAAGCATCGCCACACTCCCGAGATCGCGCAGGGTCTGCGCGCGGTCACCGGCACCGATGTCTCGGTGTCGTTCACCCCGGTGCTGATACCGACATCGCGGGGCATCCTCGCCACATGCACCGCACGGACCAGTGCGTCGCTGTCCCAGCTACGCAGCGCCTACGAAAAGGCCTACGCCGACGAACCTTTCGTCCATCTGCTGCCCGAAGGGCAGTTGCCGACCACCGGGTCGGTCATCGGCAGCAACGCCGCTCAACTGGCCGTTGCACTCGACGAGGACGCCGAGACATGCGTCGTCATCGCCGCGATCGACAACCTCGTCAAAGGCACCGGCGGTGCCGCCGTGCAGTCGATGAACCTCGCCCTGGGCTGGCCCGAAACCGCGGGCCTGTCGACGGTCGGAGTGGCCCCGTGA
- the argJ gene encoding bifunctional glutamate N-acetyltransferase/amino-acid acetyltransferase ArgJ, producing MLRTQGVTAPAGFRATGIAAGIKASGALDLALVFNEGPDHTAAGVFTRNKVKAAPVLWSQQVLTTGRLRAVVLNSGGANACTGPLGFQDTHATAEATAAALSDWGTETGAIEVAVCSTGLIGDRLPMDKVLAGVREVVHEMAGGLTGGEEAARAIMTTDSVPKQVALHQDNWTVGAMAKGAGMLAPSLATMLCVITTDAVASPDALRAALNAATATTFDRLDVDGSCSTNDTVLLLSSGASEITPSQQELTEAVTRVCEDLCAQLQADAEGVTKRVAVTVTGAQTEDDAVLAARVVARDSLVKTALFGSDPNWGRVLAAVGMAPVALDADRITVSFNGSPVCIDGVGAPGAREVDLSGEDIEVSVDIGVGDASATIRTTDLSHGYVEENSAYSS from the coding sequence ATGCTGCGCACCCAGGGCGTCACCGCACCGGCAGGATTTCGGGCCACCGGTATCGCGGCGGGCATCAAGGCCTCCGGGGCACTCGATCTCGCACTCGTGTTCAACGAAGGACCCGACCACACCGCCGCCGGGGTCTTCACCCGCAACAAGGTCAAGGCCGCCCCGGTGCTGTGGTCGCAGCAGGTCCTGACCACCGGCCGGCTGCGCGCGGTCGTGCTGAACTCCGGCGGCGCCAACGCCTGTACCGGTCCGCTGGGTTTCCAGGACACCCACGCCACCGCCGAAGCCACCGCCGCCGCGCTGTCGGACTGGGGCACCGAGACCGGCGCGATCGAGGTCGCGGTGTGCTCCACGGGCCTGATCGGTGACCGGCTGCCGATGGACAAGGTCCTGGCCGGCGTGCGGGAGGTCGTCCACGAGATGGCCGGTGGGCTGACCGGCGGCGAGGAAGCCGCCCGGGCCATCATGACCACCGACTCAGTGCCCAAACAGGTTGCGCTGCACCAGGACAACTGGACGGTCGGTGCGATGGCCAAGGGTGCGGGAATGCTCGCGCCGTCGCTGGCCACGATGCTCTGCGTCATCACCACCGACGCGGTGGCCAGCCCTGACGCGTTGCGCGCCGCCCTGAACGCCGCCACCGCGACCACGTTCGACCGGCTCGACGTCGACGGCAGCTGCTCGACCAACGACACGGTGCTGCTGCTGTCCTCGGGTGCCAGTGAGATCACCCCGTCCCAGCAGGAGCTGACCGAGGCGGTCACGCGGGTGTGTGAAGATCTGTGCGCGCAGCTGCAGGCCGACGCCGAAGGCGTGACGAAACGCGTCGCGGTCACCGTCACCGGCGCCCAGACCGAAGACGACGCGGTCCTCGCCGCGCGGGTCGTCGCCCGCGACAGCCTCGTCAAGACCGCACTGTTCGGTTCCGATCCGAACTGGGGCCGGGTGCTCGCCGCCGTCGGAATGGCTCCGGTGGCCTTGGATGCGGATCGGATCACCGTGTCGTTCAACGGGTCTCCGGTGTGTATCGACGGTGTCGGCGCACCTGGCGCACGCGAGGTGGACCTGTCCGGAGAGGACATCGAGGTCAGCGTCGACATCGGCGTGGGGGACGCGTCGGCGACCATCCGCACCACCGACCTGTCGCACGGCTACGTCGAAGAGAACTCGGCGTACAGCTCATGA
- the argB gene encoding acetylglutamate kinase — translation MTLQTPDKAQVLAAALPWLKALHDKIVVVKYGGNAMTDDALKAAFAADMVFLRNCGIHPVVVHGGGPQISAMLKKLGIAGDFKGGFRVTTPEVLDVARMVLFGQVGRELVNLINAHGPYAVGITGEDAGLFTAVRRTVMVEGIATDIGLVGDVADVNTDAVLDLIDAGRIPVVSTIAPDGDGLVYNINADTAAAALAEALGAEKLLMLTDVEGLYTRWPDRGSLVSQIDAAALTQLLPTLEEGMVPKIEACLRAIHGGVPSAHVIDGRVAHCVLVELFTDEGAGTKVVSGA, via the coding sequence ATGACCCTGCAGACTCCGGACAAGGCGCAGGTACTGGCCGCGGCGCTGCCGTGGCTGAAGGCGCTGCACGACAAGATCGTCGTGGTCAAGTACGGCGGCAATGCGATGACCGACGACGCCCTCAAGGCCGCGTTCGCCGCCGACATGGTGTTCCTGCGCAACTGCGGCATCCACCCGGTCGTCGTCCACGGCGGTGGACCCCAGATCAGTGCGATGCTCAAGAAGCTCGGCATCGCCGGCGACTTCAAAGGCGGCTTCCGGGTGACCACGCCAGAGGTGCTCGACGTCGCACGCATGGTGCTCTTCGGCCAGGTGGGCCGGGAACTGGTGAACCTGATCAACGCCCACGGCCCGTACGCGGTGGGCATCACCGGCGAGGACGCCGGACTGTTCACCGCGGTCCGGCGCACCGTCATGGTGGAGGGGATCGCCACCGACATCGGACTGGTCGGCGACGTCGCCGACGTCAACACCGATGCGGTGCTGGACCTGATCGACGCCGGCCGCATCCCGGTGGTCTCGACGATCGCCCCCGACGGTGACGGTCTGGTCTACAACATCAACGCCGACACCGCAGCGGCCGCGCTGGCCGAAGCGCTGGGCGCGGAGAAGCTGCTGATGCTCACCGACGTGGAGGGCCTGTACACCCGATGGCCGGACCGCGGATCGCTGGTGAGCCAGATCGACGCGGCCGCGCTGACCCAACTGCTTCCGACCCTCGAGGAGGGCATGGTGCCCAAGATCGAAGCCTGCCTGCGGGCGATCCACGGCGGGGTGCCCAGCGCCCACGTCATCGACGGCCGCGTCGCGCACTGCGTGCTCGTCGAGCTGTTCACCGACGAAGGTGCGGGCACCAAGGTGGTGAGCGGGGCATGA
- a CDS encoding acetylornithine transaminase: protein MTEQTPLLQRWSAVMMNNYGTPPLALASGDGAVVTDVDGNDYVDLLGGIAVNVLGHRHPAVIEAVNRQMNILGHTSNLYATEPGVALAEALVGLLGAPARAFFCNSGTEANEVAFKITRLTGRTKLVAAEGAFHGRTMGSLALTGQPSKQAPFAPLPGDVTFVPYGDVDALRAAVDSSTAALFLEPIMGEGGVVVPPAGYLAAARDITAEHGALLILDEVQTGVGRTGAFFAHQHDGVTPDVVTLAKGLGGGLPIGACLAIGATAELLTPGLHGSTFGGNPVCTAAALAVLRVLADERLIERADVLGKTLSHGIESLGHPLVGHVRGRGLLRGVVLTAPSAKHVETAAREAGFLVNAAAPDVVRLAPPLVITETQIDSFLAALPAVLDKAVQS from the coding sequence ATGACCGAGCAGACACCCCTGCTGCAGCGGTGGTCGGCGGTGATGATGAACAACTACGGCACCCCGCCGTTGGCGCTGGCCAGCGGCGACGGCGCCGTCGTCACCGACGTGGACGGCAACGACTATGTCGATCTGCTCGGCGGCATCGCCGTCAATGTGCTCGGCCACCGCCACCCCGCGGTGATCGAGGCGGTCAACCGGCAGATGAACATCCTGGGACACACCTCCAACCTCTACGCCACCGAACCCGGCGTCGCGCTCGCCGAAGCGCTGGTCGGCCTGCTCGGGGCGCCCGCGCGGGCGTTCTTCTGCAACTCCGGCACCGAAGCCAACGAGGTCGCGTTCAAGATCACCCGGCTGACCGGCCGCACCAAACTCGTGGCAGCCGAAGGGGCGTTCCACGGCCGCACGATGGGCTCACTGGCGTTGACGGGTCAGCCGTCCAAGCAGGCGCCGTTCGCCCCGTTGCCGGGCGACGTGACGTTCGTGCCCTACGGCGACGTCGACGCGCTGCGCGCCGCTGTCGATTCCAGCACCGCGGCGCTGTTCCTGGAACCGATCATGGGGGAGGGCGGCGTCGTCGTACCGCCGGCCGGCTACCTGGCCGCCGCCCGCGACATCACCGCCGAGCACGGTGCGCTGCTGATTCTCGACGAGGTGCAGACCGGTGTCGGGCGCACCGGCGCGTTCTTCGCCCATCAGCACGACGGCGTCACCCCTGACGTCGTCACACTGGCCAAGGGACTCGGCGGCGGGCTGCCGATCGGGGCGTGTCTGGCCATCGGGGCGACGGCTGAGCTGCTCACGCCGGGGCTGCACGGCAGCACCTTCGGCGGCAACCCGGTGTGCACGGCGGCCGCGCTCGCGGTTCTGCGGGTGCTGGCTGACGAACGGCTGATCGAACGGGCCGACGTGCTGGGCAAGACGCTCAGCCACGGCATCGAGTCGCTGGGGCATCCGCTGGTCGGCCACGTCCGGGGCCGCGGCCTGCTGCGCGGGGTGGTGCTGACGGCGCCGAGCGCCAAGCACGTCGAGACCGCCGCTCGCGAGGCCGGGTTCCTGGTCAACGCCGCCGCGCCCGACGTGGTGCGGCTGGCGCCCCCGCTGGTGATCACCGAGACACAGATCGATTCGTTCCTGGCGGCGCTGCCCGCCGTGCTGGACAAGGCGGTGCAGTCCTGA
- the argF gene encoding ornithine carbamoyltransferase, with the protein MMRHFLRDDDLSPDEQAEVLALAAEVKADPFGHTPLAGPRGVAVIFEKNSTRTRFSFEMGIAQLGGHAVVVDGRSTQLGREETLEDTGRVLSRYVDAVVWRTFAQERLTAMASGSTVPIVNALSDEFHPCQVLADLQTLVEWKGALKGLRLSYFGDGANNMAHSLMLGGVTAGIDVTIAAPRGFEPHPMFVAAAAERARQTGATVTVTDDAQAAADGADVLVTDTWTSMGQENDGLDRVRPFRPFQVNSALLDRADSEAVVLHCLPAHRGHEITDDVLDGPRSAVWDEAENRLHAQKALLVWLLDKSTS; encoded by the coding sequence CTGATGCGACACTTCCTGCGCGACGACGACCTGAGCCCCGACGAGCAGGCCGAGGTGCTGGCCCTGGCCGCCGAGGTCAAGGCCGATCCGTTCGGGCACACACCGTTGGCGGGCCCGCGTGGCGTGGCGGTGATCTTCGAGAAGAACTCGACCCGCACCCGATTCTCGTTCGAGATGGGCATCGCACAACTGGGCGGGCACGCCGTCGTGGTCGACGGGCGTAGCACCCAGTTGGGCCGGGAGGAGACGCTGGAGGACACCGGCCGGGTGCTGTCGCGTTACGTCGACGCCGTCGTGTGGCGCACCTTCGCCCAGGAACGGCTGACCGCGATGGCGTCGGGCTCCACCGTACCCATCGTCAACGCGCTGTCCGACGAGTTCCACCCGTGCCAGGTCCTGGCCGACCTGCAGACCCTGGTGGAATGGAAGGGCGCGCTGAAAGGTCTGCGGCTGAGCTACTTCGGTGACGGCGCCAACAACATGGCGCACTCGTTGATGCTCGGCGGGGTGACCGCCGGAATCGACGTCACCATTGCTGCGCCGCGAGGCTTCGAACCGCACCCGATGTTCGTCGCGGCCGCGGCCGAACGCGCCCGCCAGACCGGGGCCACCGTCACCGTGACCGACGACGCGCAGGCCGCCGCCGACGGCGCCGACGTCCTGGTGACCGACACGTGGACCTCGATGGGACAGGAGAACGACGGTCTGGACCGGGTCCGCCCGTTCCGGCCGTTCCAGGTCAACTCGGCCCTGCTCGATCGCGCCGACTCCGAAGCCGTTGTCCTGCACTGCCTTCCCGCACACCGCGGACACGAGATCACCGACGACGTGCTCGACGGTCCGCGCAGCGCGGTGTGGGACGAGGCCGAGAACCGGCTGCACGCCCAGAAAGCGCTGCTGGTGTGGCTGCTGGACAAGAGCACGTCGTGA
- a CDS encoding arginine repressor, whose amino-acid sequence MTSTPSQATTRAGRQARIVALLSAQSVHSQSELAALLAADGIEVTQATLSRDLEELGAVKLRGADGGTGVYIVPEDGSPVRGVTGGTERVSRLLSDLLVSTDASGNLAVLRTPPGAAHYLASALDRAALPFVVGTIAGDDTILVVAREPMTGVELAATVENLSRA is encoded by the coding sequence GTGACATCCACGCCCTCGCAGGCCACCACCCGGGCGGGCCGCCAGGCTCGCATCGTCGCGCTGCTGTCGGCGCAGTCGGTGCACAGCCAGAGCGAGCTGGCGGCACTGCTGGCCGCCGACGGCATCGAGGTGACGCAAGCCACGTTGTCGCGTGATCTCGAAGAGCTCGGCGCGGTGAAGCTGCGCGGCGCCGACGGGGGAACGGGTGTCTACATCGTGCCCGAGGACGGCAGCCCGGTGCGTGGCGTCACCGGCGGCACCGAACGAGTGTCGCGGCTGCTGTCGGATCTGCTGGTCTCCACCGACGCCAGCGGCAACCTGGCCGTGTTGCGCACCCCGCCGGGTGCCGCGCACTATCTCGCCAGCGCCCTCGACCGCGCGGCCCTGCCGTTCGTGGTCGGCACCATCGCCGGTGACGACACCATCCTGGTCGTCGCGCGTGAACCGATGACCGGAGTGGAGCTCGCCGCCACGGTCGAAAACCTGTCCCGAGCCTGA
- a CDS encoding argininosuccinate synthase encodes MSERVILAYSGGLDTSVAISWIGKETGREVVAVAIDLGQGGEDMDVVRQRALDCGAVEAVVVDARDEFAEQYCLPAIKSNALYMDRYPLVSALSRPLIVRHLVDAAREHGGGIVAHGCTGKGNDQVRFEVGFASLAPDLQVLAPVRDYAWTREKAIAFAEENAIPINVTKRSPFSIDQNVWGRAVETGFLEHLWNAPTKDVYDYTEDPTINWSTPDEVVVGFEKGVPVSIDGRPVTVLQAIEQLNQRAGAQGVGRLDVVEDRLVGIKSREIYEAPGAMVLITAHTELEHVTLERELGRFKRNTDQKWGELVYDGLWYSPLKTALEAFVANTQEHVTGEIRMVLHGGHIAVNGRRSAESLYDFNLATYDEGDTFDQSAAKGFVHVHGLSSSLSARRDLAGK; translated from the coding sequence ATGTCCGAGCGCGTCATCCTGGCGTATTCCGGCGGTCTGGACACCTCGGTGGCGATCAGCTGGATCGGCAAGGAGACCGGGCGTGAGGTGGTGGCCGTGGCCATCGACCTCGGGCAGGGCGGCGAGGACATGGACGTCGTTCGCCAGCGTGCGCTGGACTGCGGCGCGGTCGAAGCCGTCGTCGTGGACGCCCGCGACGAGTTCGCCGAGCAGTACTGCCTGCCCGCCATCAAGTCCAACGCGCTCTACATGGACCGCTACCCGCTGGTGTCGGCGCTGAGCCGGCCGCTGATCGTCCGCCACCTCGTCGACGCGGCCCGCGAGCACGGCGGCGGCATCGTCGCGCACGGTTGCACCGGCAAGGGCAACGACCAGGTGCGCTTCGAGGTCGGCTTCGCCTCGCTCGCCCCCGACCTGCAGGTGCTGGCCCCGGTGCGCGACTACGCCTGGACCCGGGAGAAGGCGATCGCGTTCGCCGAGGAGAACGCGATCCCGATCAACGTCACCAAGCGTTCGCCGTTCTCCATCGACCAGAACGTGTGGGGACGCGCGGTGGAAACCGGCTTCCTCGAGCACCTCTGGAACGCCCCGACCAAGGACGTCTACGACTACACCGAAGACCCCACGATCAACTGGAGCACCCCCGACGAGGTCGTGGTCGGTTTCGAAAAGGGTGTGCCGGTCAGCATCGACGGCCGGCCGGTCACGGTGCTGCAGGCCATCGAGCAACTCAACCAGCGTGCCGGCGCGCAGGGAGTCGGGCGCCTGGACGTCGTCGAGGACCGCCTCGTCGGCATCAAGAGTCGCGAGATCTACGAGGCGCCCGGCGCGATGGTGCTCATCACCGCGCACACCGAACTCGAACACGTCACGCTGGAACGCGAACTCGGCCGGTTCAAGCGCAACACCGACCAGAAGTGGGGAGAGCTGGTCTACGACGGCCTGTGGTACTCGCCGCTGAAGACCGCGCTGGAGGCGTTCGTCGCGAACACCCAGGAGCATGTGACCGGCGAGATCAGGATGGTGCTGCACGGCGGTCACATCGCGGTCAACGGTCGCCGCAGCGCGGAATCGCTGTACGACTTCAATCTCGCCACCTACGACGAGGGCGACACGTTCGACCAGTCCGCGGCCAAGGGCTTCGTCCACGTCCACGGGCTGTCGTCGAGCCTGTCGGCGCGCCGGGACCTGGCCGGTAAGTGA